AAGAGATAGATCTAAAAGAAAATGACATAGATTAGCaaaattgaatatataaaaatatataccagataaagtgaaatgaaagttaaagtcgctcagtcgtgtccaactccttgtgaccccttggactatacagttcgtgatttctccaggccagaataggggaatggtagcctatcccttctccataggatcttcccaacccaggaattgaaccagggtctcctgcattgtgggcagattctttaccaactgagctgtcaaaGAAGCTGTAGATATCAGGGAACCCCTATATACCAGATAGGTGCTATAATATTGTTTtcgttcagtttctcagtcgtgtctgactgtgaccacatggactgcaacatgcctggcttccctgtcctccactaactcccggagtttgctcaaactcatgtccattgaattgacgatgccacctaaccatctcatcctctgttttcccccttctcttcctgccctcaatcattcccagcatcagggtcttttccaatgagtcagctctttgcatcatgttgccaaaatatcagagcttcaacttcaataccagtccttccaatgaatattcagggttgatttattttaggatggactggtttgatctccttgcagtccaagggactctcaagagtcttctccaataccacagttcaaaagcatcaattctttgttgcttagccttctttatggtccaactctcgcattcatacatgactatgaGAAAActttagccttgactagatggacctttgttggcaaagtaatgtctcagcttttcaatacactgtctagttttgtcataacttttctttcaaagagccatcatcttaatttcatggctgcactcaacgtccacagtgactttggagcccaggaaaataaagtctgtcactatttccattttttcccaattATTTGCCTtggagtgatggaactggatgccatgatcttagatttttgaatgttgagttttaagccagctttttcaccctcctctttcactttcatcaagaggctctttagttcttcttcgctttctgccataagggtggtgttgtctgcatatctgaggttattgatatttctcctggcaaccttgattctagcttgatTTTCATCCAGCTTGGTATTTCAAATATTAAGCAAAATGGAATTTGTGGTAAATATCATTAAGAAGTACAAATAGGTatgttttataatgataaaactgTTAAGCAGTAATGTAGGATAATGACCAAACTTTACCtcatataaacataattttaaaatatataaagcaaaactgCTGGAAATATTGggtaaaactggaaaattcaccaCTGTAATGGACTCCTTGATGCATCAGTTTTAGAAACAGACACATTGAGAACATATCACAACAAGATTATAGAAtatttgaacaacaacaaacatggtCAATAAGTAAAACATAGAAATTTGCTTTTAATAGAAAATTGCACTTTCTTATCAAGATTACTAGAGATAAGGGATACAtgtactagtcggacacgactgagcaactgaactgaactgaactgatactataaTTTGCCTACTTTCAAGTAAGGAAAACCAAACAAAGCCCCTCTTGgtcttaaagaaaacaaaacatctcCTGAAGTCTTGTAAACACTTAATGTGCAAGTCCAGCTTTCTGCTTTAGATAGATTCACTTGCCCACTCTTGCCCCCAACCACAGAAGTGTCTTGCTATAGTATTTGCACCTGAGGGAGGAGTGAGGAGTTGGATGGGTAAGAGCTTATACAGCATGCCCTCTGCTCCTTTTTTCTACTTTGATTCTGAGGACTGTCATGTGGAATTAATAGTGAATAAAGAATCATGAAACACAAAGGAGCACATGTGGGTCAAACATTTCTAGTTCCCAATCAAAAGTTATATAGGTTAAGAAGAATAAATTTGTGAGTATCACTGATGATAGCAACACCAATAAAATTTGATCAAAAACATTTGCTATCACCATCCCTCATTTCCCAAGTCACATCTTTATCATTATAATTGTCAAGAATTAAAGGCTTCCAATATCTCTAGTTTGCAATAAGTGAGGAGAGTAGTGATTTAAGAAGCTCATCTTTAGTGTAACATAGCAAAGCAATACAAGTTGGGATGGGTAAGAACTGTCTAGCTCAGTTTCAGGAAGCTATCTCAAATTcaaatctttctatttatttctgaatGATATCTTCACTTTTAGCGTCCAGACTGACTTCTTAACTGTGAGGGCAAGTTTTTGAAATTAGAACTTCATCATTATTTTCTACATACAGTTGCATGTGGTGACAATATTGAGATGATGACTTCGGTTGTTTCTAACTTCAATCTCCCTCATAAGAAGACCAACATCCTAAGTCCTTATCTGCCTGCCAAGCCCTGCCTGCTGCTTTGTCTAAACACAGAGTCTATCCAGTGGCATGTCCAACTGGGAAGTATGGCCTGAGACCCCACTAGAATAAGCAATTTCTGAGACCAGCTTGCAGCTCTGCCCAATTGAACAGCCCAACAGCCCTGACAGTTTTAGAAACACAGTTTGAAATCCTAGCTGCCCAGAGGTGATTGCTGAGTCAAGCTAGTGGTCTTGTGTAGCACAGCCAGCAGCCCTACCCAATCAGGGATTCTACACAATAGTCTCATTTAAATATGGAGCCCAGCAAGCAGGTCCACCCAGCTGTGGACCTAGAAATTGGCATTCTCAAACCCATGACCTCAGCATGGGCTTCACCCAGTTAGAGAATCTGATAGAAAAACCTGCCTGCTTGTGGGTGCAATCAGCTATCCTGTCCAGTACACCAAACTGAACTGGCTGATGCAGGTATTTCCCTTTTGAAGTAAACCCATAAAACCTGGAGCAAGAGACTATATTATCAAATGTGCAGACACCAATGCAAGGAATCaaaaatcacaaagaatcaggaaaATATGATACCACTAAAGGAAACTAATTAAAACTCCAATAACTGAccctaaagaaggaaaattatgaacTGTCTGTCAAAGAATTAAGAATAATTCTCTTAAAGAAGTTCAGTGAACTACAAAACAGACAactaaatgaaattagaaaacaaggCATGAACACAATAAGTtcatcaaagaaatagaaatattttttaaaaagcacataaatTCTAGagcttaaaaatataagaaaatgaaaaacttaatAGAAAGCTTCAAGAGCAAACTTGATCAAGCAGAAGAAAGTATCCATGAACGTGAAAATAGGTCATTTGAAATTATCTAGATAAACAAAAAGATTATGGGATATCAAGATAACAATAGaagaaaggaatagaaaatctATTTAAAGGAAAGAAGACTGAAGACTTccaaaaatggagagagaaatagACATCCAGATATGAGACCAAAAAGACCCTAAAAAGATTGAACTCACAAAGGGCTATATAGAGAAATTATGTCACCAAGATGGCATAGTAGGAGAACCAAGCCCCCATAGCCCATAAATAATCAATAATTAAACTGCTAtccatgaaaaaacaaaaacaaaaaaccttgccATCTGGGAGCTCTGGAGTTCATTTAAGAAATGTAACTAACACAGTGAAACATAAAGCTTGAGAATAATCACACAACAAATAATTGCTCAGCACCAAAGGAGGACTCTCAAGCTAGAAAAATTGTCCTACTAGATAACAGAAGAGTGGAATGAGCAACCAGTTTCTCTAGCCTTTTGGGACACTGCATGAAGGTCCCACTTTGGTTTCACTCCACCAAGACCATCAAATGTGAGATGTACACAGACAgccaggaaaaaggaagaaaaccaggCATTACCATTAGCAGCAATACAGCAGAAGTGATTGTCATTCTTACTGATATGCTATGTAGGTAAACCCAGCAGCTTTTGACACTGAAGAAGCCAATGGACAGTACAACCACTGTGGACCTCCTGCAGATTTTACTGGTTTTGACTTCACATCTATCTGCATTCACTATCACCAGCCATCAGAGTCCTTGCTCACTCTCTGCCCTCATACCCCTACCAGAGCCCAGAAACCACATCAGCAGCCAGCTCAGGCCTTTGAGGCTACATGAGTGCAAATGCCATCCTACACTTGTGTAGCTGACTCCCACTACCATGCTTTTGCCTGGGGCTAGTTCTTCTAAGCAGCATGATTGCACATCATCTGTCTGACACCATCACCGACCTCCATTTTGATGTACCTGACAACAGGAGGGACTGTGCAGCCACAGGAGAGCATACTGACATCCAGGGCTCCTGCAGCTGCTAGTGGGCTAAGATCAGgccttattttctgtctctgacaTGAAGCCTGAACTCACCTGCAGCTAGCTCTACCAAAAGTGCACCTGCCCAGCTCAACCCCTGTCACTGGCACCTACTTTCATACTCCAATGTGAGACCCAGCAGCCATAGTAGTGCATGCTGACAGACAGGGTCCCCACAACAGCCAGTGTAACTGCAGTTGGCCCTGTAGTTGCTGCCTGTGTTGGCTGCCACAACTATATGTTTTCAACCAGTACCTACTACTACATTGTCACTTGTGCTGTGTGTACATATCATTGGTTTGACCACTACAGCTGCTTGCTCCAATCCCTACCTGCTGGACTTGGAGACACTACTGATTATCCCAATAACCCTTGCAGTTTCAGTGTTCCCCCCATAATGTTTGCCAAGGACCATGCAGTTGTGAATATTGTGGACCTCATGGCTTCAATGAACTACCCCACCCTTTTGGTGCCACCAAACACTTCTGCATTTGATGCCCTGTACCACTAGACACTGGATCACAGTACGCTCCATCATGCCACCATCCATAGATAAGTCTTCTGTTACCAAGATCAGTCCATAAAGTCTAGAAGTGACTGCTTCTTCAAATGAAGAGACATACACAAAACTATAGATAccataaaaaatcagaaaacatgatTCTaccaaatgaatatagtaaatctCCAGTACAGACCCAAAAAATAGAGATAGAGAATTTTCCTTGCAAAGACttcaaaataattgtttaaatatGCTCAGAGAACACAAGTTAACAATTTAACCATATCAGCAAAACAATACAAGAACAAAATAAGTCcaataaagaagtagaaaaaggtaatttaaaaaaaggaaattttagagctgaagaatacaatgatTAAACTGAAGAATTCAATAGAGAGTTTAAATAGAAGACAATCAAAAAAGAAGCATTCACTTTGAAGACATCATTTGAAATTATCGAATCAGAGGAACAAAacggaaaaaaagaatgaaaagatgtgaGAAAGCCTGTGGGTTTTATGGGACATCATACAGGAAACAATGTGTATATCATTGAAgtaccagaaggagaaaagagggagTAACAAGTAGAAAGTTTATTTAAAGAGATAGTAGCTAAGAACTTCCCAACCTTGGCAGAGATTAGGACATCAAAGTTCATAAAACTAATAGatcacccccccacacacaccaaatTTAATCTAAAATGATCTTCTTCAAGACAAATTATAATGACTGTCTAAAATCAAAGAGAAACTTTTAAGGcagcaagatttaaaaaaatgtttttatcataCAACATAAACCCCATAAGGCTATCAGTGGATTTGTCAGCAGATACCTTATAGGCCAAGGGAAAATGGAATGCTATATGCAAAGCACAGGAAGAAGGAAACTGCAAACCAAGAATATTTCACCCAGGAAAGTTGTCCATCAGAAACAAAAGCAAGATGAAAACTtttcccaaacaaacaaaaagctgagGAAGTTCATCACCACTAGACCTGTcacacaataaatgctgaaggGATTTGTACAAGCTGAAATAAAAGGATGTTAAATAGTGcatgaaaataaataacacaCTGGTAAAGGCAAGTATATGGTCAGATTAAGAATACTCAAGTACTGTAATATCATGGTGTATTAACCACTTGAATTTAGTACAGATATTGAAGGACAAACGTACTAAAAACAGCTATAGCTACAGTAATTTGTTAACAGATAAACAATATAAAATGATATGAAGTGTGACataaaaaccataaaaaaagTGTAGGGTGGAGAAAGTATAAAGTTTCTGTATGTGATCAAAGTTAAATTATTATCAACTTAAAATATACCTTTATATCTATAAGATGTTTCAACTATACCCTAGGATAACCACAAAACAAAAGTGTATagatatacaaaaaagaaaatcaaagtttaCCTCTATAGAAAATTATCAACTCACAAAAGAAGACAGCAAGAGAAGAACAGAGGAACAAAGATTCTACAAAACAGCCAGAAAATAATTATCAAGAAGGCAATAGCTTTTCATGAAGATGGCGCCGAAGGCGAAGAAGGAAGCCCCTGCCCCTCCTAAAGCTGAAGCTAAAGCAAAAGCTTTGAAGGCCAAGAAAGCAGTGTTGAAAGGTGTCCACagccacaagaaaaagaagatcCGGACGTCACCCACCTTCCGGCGGCCCAAAACACTGCGGCTCAGGAGGCAGCCCAAATATCCTCGGAAGAGCGCCCCTAGGAGAAACAAACTTGACCACTATGCTATCATCAAATTCCCCCTCACCACCGAGTCAGCCATGAAGAAAATAGAAGACAACAACACACTGGTGTTCATTGTGGATGTCAAGGCCAACAAACACCAAATCAAACAGGCTGTGAAGAAGCTCTATGACATTGACGTGGCCAAGGTCAATACTCTGATCAGGCCTGATGGAGAGAAGAAGGCGTATGTTCGACTGGCTCCTGACTATGATGCTTTGGATGTTGCCAACAAAATTGGGATCATCTAAACTCAGTCCAGCTGgctaatttcaaatataaaagttttcactaaaaaaaaaaaaaaaaaaaaagaaggcaatagCAGGTCCTTACTTatcataattactttaaatgtaaatagattaatgTTCCTATTCAAAAGGCACAAAGtagttgaatggataaaaagagaAGTCCTAGctatatgctgtctacaggaGACTCAGACTCACTTAAGCTTATAAGACACATATCGGCTCAAATTGAAGGGAATTGGAAAAAAAGATATgccatgcaaatgaaaacaaatggagaGCAGGGATATCTACTCTTATATCAGACAAAGTTAACTTTAAGTCAAAAAGTGTAACAAAGACAAAGATGGTcatttatataatgataaagtgaTTAATTCATCAaaaatataacaattgtaaatatatatgcacctaataTGAGTACACAATATATAAAGCATATACTAACAGATCAAAAGCAAGTAATAGGCAACAAAACAATAATAGGGGACTTCATCTCCTCACTTTTAACAACGAATAGATcatccagaaaaaaattaataaggaaacatcaAACTTAAAATAGACTTTAGACaaaatgaactgaacagatataTACAGACTATTCCATCCAACAGCAGAAGAAAACACGCTATTCTCAAGCACACACTGAATAGTTAAGTAGCAAATGTTAGATAGATATAAAAGGCTGAAATTATGTCAAGTAACTTTTCTGTCCAGATGGTATGAAACTAATAATCAACAACAGGAGGAAAGCTAGAAAATTCGTATATAtgtggaaatgaaaatatactaaACAGTCAACAAATCGAAGATGAAATTAACAATTCTAGATCTAaaatttattgttgctgtttagttggtaagtcgtgcccaactcttttgcgatcccttGGGCTGTAgattgctaggctcctctgtgcatgggatttcccaggcaagaatacaggaaagggttgccatttccttctccagggcatcatcccagtccagggatcaaaactgcatctcctgcattgggaggtggattctttaccactgagtcacctgggaagccccctaaaatTTATAGGAaatcacaaaagacctcaaacaaCCAAAGCAAGTCTCAGAAAGGATAAAGTAGGAGGCATagcatttcctgatttcaagctatacaataaagctatagtcatcaaaacagtatgatactggcataaaaacaaattgaccaatggaacaaaattgagATAACAGAAATACGTACTgtcaactaatatttgataaTGGAGCCAACAATACTCAATGGCAAATAGACaagctcttcaataaatggtgaaaTTGGATAtttacatggaaaagaatgaaagtaagCCCTATATTACATTACTTACAAAATCTAAATCAGACtgtattaaagacttaaatataggGCCTCAAAtcataaaacttctaaaaaatatGGGGAAGAAGCAACTGGACATGGGTCTTGGCAATAACTTTTTGGTTCTGCCATCTAAAGCACAAgcaatagaataaaaaattaaaaagtaagaatataaaatgctaaaaatctctgtacagcaaaagaaacaataaacaaagtgaaaagacatcctgtcaaataggaaaaatacttgcaaaccatatatctgataaagggttaataatcaaaatatataaagaactcatacaattcaatagcaaaaaaaaaaaaaaaaccccacaggaaaacaacaacaacaaaaaacaaactccaaAACCGATCTGTTTACAAAAtaagcagaggatctgaatatacgtttttctaaagaaaacatatatatggtCAAAACatacatgaagagatgctcaacatctctaatcttcaaagaaatgcaaatcaaaagcatgaaatatcacttcacacctctTTGAGTGTTTATTCTCAGAACAGGAAATAACTGGCCATGTGGATATGGGGAAAGAGGACCCTTGTGCACTATTTTGCAGATTGTAAATTGATAAAGCCAGTATGGAAAACACTGTGAGGGAtcctcaaaattaaaaagaactaccatatgatctagcagctCCACTTCTGTgaata
This Budorcas taxicolor isolate Tak-1 chromosome X, Takin1.1, whole genome shotgun sequence DNA region includes the following protein-coding sequences:
- the LOC128069895 gene encoding 60S ribosomal protein L23a codes for the protein MKMAPKAKKEAPAPPKAEAKAKALKAKKAVLKGVHSHKKKKIRTSPTFRRPKTLRLRRQPKYPRKSAPRRNKLDHYAIIKFPLTTESAMKKIEDNNTLVFIVDVKANKHQIKQAVKKLYDIDVAKVNTLIRPDGEKKAYVRLAPDYDALDVANKIGII